The genome window CTATCCCATGAATCCCAACGGGAGCATCGGAGGAATCGCCGGGATCTGTTCCAGTGACGGGCGCCATCTCGCGATGATGCCACACCCTGAACGGTGCGACCAACTTTATCTGTGGCCGTATCTGCCGTCAGATTGGCAACACTATCAGAAGAGTCCCTGGGAGAAAATGTTCAGGAATGCGTTCGACTGGTGCTGTAACGTGAAGTTCTTCCAAGTTTATTACTAAACGTGCCTtaatttctacaaaaaaaaatatattttgataataatacatttaTATAAGCAATcgcttgtttttgtttatcatGAATCGGTAACGCTACTGATAGCAAAAATAGGTATGTCACGTGACGTGTCATATGAGGATGAGTCAGACATTTATCAAAGAAGACAAAGAACTTCGCATATTTGGcatttagaaacatttacagcTAGAAAACTGCGcagaatgatttttttaaaaatttgttttattgtgtTCACGTCAACTAGAGTTATTAATAGATGAGACAGTAAACTTGGACTTTGAGGTGTGCGAGTCATGTTTTGTCGAGTTGACGAAGACTTTTGTTGTTATGTAGAGTGTCGGAACAACAACTGGTACATATCCTCAATTTATCCCATTAAAACTTAATGGGGTTGCAATTATCcaataaaacattttgaagCCGTCTCACTCAGCCTGTTTATGTAACACGAGAAAAATGATCCGGACAAACACTctaaaacacaaaacaaacaaaccgCGACACCAATAATAGCGCAATTtggacaaaataaataaaacgaataacaatttttaaattccccTCCTCCATTGTAGAGGGCGCACGCGCACCACATCGCTTTTTTGACACATGACGCACTTCTTTGCATTTAGTTGTCAGCTGAGTGCGGCGACTGTTAGACATGAATGTTGTGATTGTTTTGCTGTTCCTGTGCCATTATTTTATAGATAATGGCACGGCGGAACACGAGAAGTACATAAGAACGGTGCACGGATACGAAGACCCTCCCGCAGGTCGAGGTAAAACGTTCGTGGTAGAGCGCGATTTCGAAAATGAAGTGTCAGAACGGCCTCACGTCCGAAAAAGATCCGTTGTTGTCTCCGGCAACGACACGACCATCATACAGAAGGTAATTATGCCGGTGCCGTCGAAACCTGAAAATTCATACGTGGACGGCGATTATTTACGTCACGTGTGTTTGTTTATCGATGCACTTTCCTGGAACAGGCCGCTCCTTTCgcgcattttaaaaatgttttttggcAGAGTACCACTTTTGTATTTGTAGCGTTTTCGGTATTGATTCGCTGCCAGAGGTGTATTTATCGAGGTTTTTTAATAACCTTGGCAGTTGTGATTGGACTGATGCAGCTGCGAATAAAGGGGAAGTCCTCGAGTTGACAATATTTTCCACAAAAACACGAACGACACGAGATAGGACAAGGCGCAGCCCAGTATTGGAGGAAGTGGTAAATGGGGGAAGTCCAGTCCACGTGTCTTCGTCTTAAAAACCACCTCCCACAATAAATGAACGTGCAGGGTGGTTTTTAGACCAATGTCTAAAAAAACCACCCTCcacgtttattttttgttccatATTTTGACGGAACAATCAAGATGGACTAGTTACGAAATGGAATATTTAACTTGAACTCGGGTTTCGCCAAGAAGCGAAGACAAAACAAACACCGCAAGCGGATTaagtttatttttccaatgagtAATCACAGAAGTGTGATTTACTCCGGTCTCAAGAACTGGTCCGGATTTGTCTAAATTATTTAGTGttatttaatgatttttcATTTCCCCATCCGCAGTTTTCCATCATTCTAttaatccaatttttttttatttattccggAAGTCAGGTTGTCGTCAGTGTGAATCTGCTCGTCTCGGACGCCCTTGAAAAAAACCTTGGATTTTGGCTTCAGACAGGGTTAGATCGTTGACACAGTTTCTAGTATTCGGAATGGTTTAtcgattatgaaaattttatttcccaatttacataaatagcCGAGTTGCTGTCGAATGAATCTTCCTGCTTTCCCGAGATGCCCTTGAAGAAATGTTCGTATGTCGGGTTTCGGAAGCGAGAGATCAATGATGACTGAAGGAGTCCAGTTCGAAGTTCTTCCATGCCGAAGATTTTATTTCTCAGCTTTATCTTATCGTATTTCAAACGAGGCACATTGAGATCTATTTGTTTCGTTAAATTTCAGATTTCAGCGAGTCCAGTGGATCAGTTCGTCAATCGTTCGATcctattttgttgttattttccaGAAACTATTGATCTCGGAAATTTTGTGGATTTGTTTGGATTCGGCACATGTCAAATTAATTACATCCGATatgataaaaatatatttttccatATGTGTTCTCTCTGTTTTATCTTTTGCATAAAGGAGCCGCCCCCCATCAACTGTCCCCCGATGATgtctaatttattttcacctGTCCTCCAACGTACGAAACAAGGGAATAATTGAACTGGAAACGAAACAATGTAACGACATTCGTTATcggtgtttattttaaaattcaaactgTAGCACTCATTATCAACAGTGTAGAAATGTTCGGCTGATACGAATACATTAGTTGTTATGATCCTACATTTTAATCGGTCAgcgataaaatttttacagtttTGAGCAAACAGTTTTgaataatttgcaacaaattaaaagcaaCTTTGTATTTTCTCGTCTGAATGATTTAATCGATCAGAGCGAATTACGTAAATTCAGTAAACAACAAATCAGTCGATCCACCCAGttacttgtttgtttttagagcaatttttcaaatgaagTGAATTATGCAATCTTGCGTCGGGCGACGTTGCGTTTTGTTGCATAAAACTGCTTACGTATCCCTCCTATCACATAACGCAACGATACAAACATATCTGATGACATgtcgaatgaaaaaaaaaatgtttttctttcagATGAACTATCTGAACGACACCCACAAGCAGCTGATGGTGCATTGGGTCGGCGAGGGAAGCAACGTGATAATCTGCCTAGCACGCGACCCCAACTCCAGCCCGAGTCTGGTACATGTGGGACCTTCTGCGGTTTACATCTCTTACGACTATGGAGACAGTTACAACAACAAAACAGATCTCTTCAAGTTGTCCAACGGTTCCTACGCGATTCTCGAGAAGTTCTACAATCATCCGAAATACAACACTCATGTGAGTCAACAGTAGTCTAATCGGAGATCCTGACGCAGTCGGATCAAGTTTTCAGAAATACAATATCGTGTGATTCATGGGTCTGTGGTTGACAGTAGTCTAGTATGTGTAACTTTTTAACTCAGATTATTATGCCTAGTTTTCTTAgtcatttttctattttctatgcatttttttttcaacaaaaaccgGTACTTTTAccaaaacatcaaaaacaacgttgaatttgactttttgccCTGATTTTTAACCCCTTTTTTCTAACTCAGATTTTCCCaaaaacatcaattttttAGGAAAATGAGTCACGTCGATTATAAAAGCCTGCCAAGTGGAGAATGAGACCATTATGCTACTTTTTGTCACGATGTGCTCGTGGCGCTAGTTATCCTCTTGTGACAAGTTGAATTTGACAATTGATAATTTAGGTTAATACTTCATTTTGTGTTGGAATTTAAACAAGAAGGGATACAACAAAATATCGTCCAAATTATCACAACCAATTCTATTGCTATCAAAAAACCAGAATAAATAACACTTCAATTTAAACCACACGCAATTTAGCTGTCAGTGAGGTGACAACTAGCGCCACGGCAAAAATCGGAATTACTcgctattttgaaaaattgcttACACGGGCGACGCTTTGTGCCATTAAAAATtcgcaataaaaaatatttagcgtCATTTATCGggataaaaattgaaaattgaagagaattgaataatttgtaatttgaaaatatacaattactttaattgcaaaattaccaaaaaaaaacaaaaaatatgatggCACAAATTAACAAGGTTTTTAAGATAACTTTGAAGACACcattatttttatcaatatatCTTACTACAGCCTTAAAGTCaaattagtatattatgatacgagtcttataagaagcattttatcgcacgcacgggtttagagcacgacgagcgtagcgaagagtgccctaaaggagtaagtgcgataaaatgccttataaacgagatgtcatacagtattttttctactttgccacattttcaatgaaaaaaaataatttaaaaccgttaaagttgaaggtttccacccaaggtcacgtctgcggtctgccgcgacaccacagtatccgtcaacattaaaaaattaaatttcactgtttttagtattattgttatatcacgccttttcctattacgatacgcaaaacagtatcgtaatagcatcagtacgaacgcaaagtagaaaaacataattataatATGGTTTTCAAAACAGCAGGTTAAATTAAGTAATatgaacatttaaattttatgacatAGGAgtatataattattataaaaatctaaataGCATTTAGATATCCAATAGAAGAATTCAGTTTTATAAACTTGCGGATATAtctgcaaccaacaatacggTGTTGTAATGTGTTTCACCTGATCTGTGATTTCGTCGTGCGCAATCGCTGGAACCATTAGTGAACAAGTGAACACTGCATATCTGTTGTTTGGTTGTAGTAGTTTCTTCCATAGGTTTCTTTTCGCTGCAGTTTTTTTTGCctgcttttttattttgataatggCTTTTTCAGCGAACAGACCCAATTTATTTCAGAAGGTTGGTGATCGAAAGTTTCACAGAAATCAGTAAGTTACTCGAAACAAAGCAGTGCATCGCGCTAACAATATTCTTtggttgaattaattaatacagAATATGCccaagggagtccgtttcggctcagggacgcgagggtcgcgggttcgattccgactgtgaaacaaattttttactttttaaaaacgatTTAAACTTGgcatgaaaatttttatggattacacgtccagaaaatgttttgcaagtgctcGTATTGTTTCGCCGCGGCTAGGCGCCTTGGCTACGCAATACCACTCACTCGCAAAATATTTTCTGGACTAGTaatccaaataactattgtagaactacaaaaaaaatgtgggtCGGTATGGTGTCGACAAAACAAGACACAGAAGAGCAGTTTGGGAAGCCACGAGAGGCTAAAATAGAAGTTTTTGAAGCCGTTAAATCCATTGTATTTTCGTACATCTCAGACTCGTGGGTTAATCGAATGATCATACGTTTTTACGAAATCCAAGAGACTGCCACACTTAGTGACGTAAAAATTGTGTTGAAGGGGGTAAAggatcaaattgaaattacgtTTGGGAGCTCTTCGAGTAAGAATTCGTTCGTTGACGCCATTACGCTTCCAAGGtaaatatagttttttttacaaatgagATTGATTACCAAGTTTTTGCAGTAGTGACAGCGATTCAGGGACAAGTCAAAGTGAGAGTATCGGCGAACTGCGTAATATTTAAtatattgttaattaattcattatcTAAAATCTTATTTGTTTGCTGCAAAATGTattgattgaaataaatgatattttctgtgcattttttttttttcaacaaaaaccaCAGATCCAGTTGTTACGTCTGGAtcacattttttaagaaatcataaaaaaaagGGTAGTCTTCCTTATTTTTGGCATAAAAATCTGACTcgcatttttaaaaaggccaTAAAAaatagggtaatttccattaaaaaaatggaggTTTCAATAGATAAAATGAGCTTAaaaactagttatgaaagtcatacttttttttcatgaatttgtagattgattaacgagcaatcaagcaaataactgaaaaaaagagactttcataacgtgttgtactcactatttttttgcatatcgagaaaagttgaaaaatttggtctaaaaggaaaaaaaaaaataggtatgctttgacaatcatctccaaggagatggaataaaatgatgcaaaaaagtgctacttgcactacgatttttcgtgtaaaaaagtgctactttcactacgattttgcgtgtaaaaaagtgccactttcattacgatatgcaaaaaaggttattttctcaattttttgtgtttttgaaaaGACCTCAATGGGCTGTTTTTCAAACTCAACAAACTTCAACAACTAaaacttgaaatttgactcattttcctaaaaaattgatgtttttGGTAAAATCTGAGTTAGAAAAAAGGGGTTAAAAATCAGggtaaaaagtcaaattcaacgttgtttttgatgttttggTAGAAGTATCggtttttgttcaaaaaaaaaaatgcatagaAAATAGGAAAATGACTAAGAAAACTAGGCATAATTATCTGGGTTAAAAAGTTACACATATTACACTACTGTCAATCACAGACCCATGAATCACACGATATtctatttctaaaaatttgatCCGATTGCGTCAGGATGTCCGATATTTgttgaataatttttctttcgttATCTGACGCCGTTTTGATTTTCAGTTTGTTTTTGCCGACGTGACCCACAACTTGTTGTTCGTAACGACGAACCACGGTCGGGACATCAAGAGAATCGAGCTGGATTTTACGCCGTCCGACGTGTCCTTCGACGAGATGCAACCGTCAGTGTTCGCAGTCCTGGACAAAACCCAATCGATCCACAAAATCTGGATGACTGAGAATTTCGGAACCTCGTTCAAACAAGTCCAAAGCTACGTCAAATCGTACCATTGGGTCAAAGTGGACGACATGCGCCACACTCTGACCGTGCAGAGGCTCGAACCGAACGGTTTCAGCGCCATCGTCTACTCCAACGACCTGTTCTGGAACCGATCGGTTCTGATTTACGCGGCTCGCGTCGAAGATTTCTACATCAAAGGAGATTACATTTTCACGACGCGACGAGACGGGAATAATATGGACATGTTGGTTTCGTTCAGGCTCGGTAGACAGATCAGGTGCATCTTCGACAGTCCCCTCCCGCGCAAAAGCTTCTTCGTCGTCGACGTCACCAGCAACAGAGCTCTGGTGGCCGTCAGCCATTCGGACACGGTTTCGCACCTGTACGTGTCGGAAAACCTCGACACGGAAGAGAACGAAGTCAAGTTCACGCTGTCCCTCGAAGATGTTCTTTGCTATTTCCCCGGATCGACCTGGCACGACACCTGGATCCAGTAAGTTTGGCTTTTCGGAACGGATCGAGAGTGTGGTGCGTTGTCCAGTCACGTTTCAGAGGAAGCCTTCGCCGACGTCTACAAAGTGGAAGGTCTCTCCGGTGTGTACATCGCGTCCAGAGTGTTGACCAAGCCCGTCGGCAACAACCTAGGCCCCCAACATCTCGGCTCGGTCATCACTTTCGATCACGGCCGCTCGTGGCGCCTCATCAAGGCGCCGGAAAAGGACATCGAAGGACAACCGAACGCGTGTCCCGTCCACAATTGTTCCTTGCACTTGAGTCAAAAGTTCAGCCAGTTGTACCCCGACACCAGGTCCATAAGCATCTTGTCGAGCAAGTCGGCACCGGGGATCATCATTGCGACCGGTGTCTACGGCACGTCGCTCAAGGTAAGCGGTCAAGGTTAACGGCAAGAGCGACGCGTAAGGCACAAGGAATCTGGGTTCGTGCACCAGAGAAAGCAATAAGATAAAAGATAAATTTTGACCGATCGGGTGAAAGCGTCTAGGGGAATTTGGTTTTTATCTGTCAACTGTCAATAGTGTCGCCAGATGTTTGAGTGATGATAATTActtcagaaattaataaatagatCGATTTAGTCAATTAATAAAGGTGGGTCTGTGTGTGAAATTGATTTGTTGACAGTGTGGGGGCTATCGCTTTGCACAATACTTCACTTGTGATGTTGCCAGATGATAGCTGAGCCCTGAGCGCATGCCCAAAATAAAAGTTAAGTAACTTTCGGTATCGTATTGTAAAATTGATTTGTAGGGTCATTACGGAGTGTACATCAGCAACGATGCCGGCCTCACCTGGAAGCAGACGCTCCGAGACTTGTACTTCTTCAACATGGGCGACCACGGCGGTATTTTGACGGCCgtgaaatatttcaaattgcGCGGGGAAACGCGCCACGTCCTCTACTCGACCGACGAGGGAGAGAATTGGAAACAAGCGGCCTTCCACGACCAGGACATCCGGCTGTACGGGTTGATGACTGAGCCTGGCGAGAACACGACCGTGTTCACCATGTTCGGGTCTTTGCCCCAGGAGCACCAATGGATCATCGTGAAGCTGGACATGATCAAGACGTTCGAATACAACTGCTCGAAGGTGAGACTCGAGCGGTTCGAACGAACGGGATTGTCAGTTTGGGGTTTCAGGACGACTACAAGACGTGGTCGCCGAGTCAGAACGACGACAGCCGGAACTACATCCCGTGCGTGCTGGGCCAACAGGTGACCTACCAGCGCAGAATGCCCCACGCCAATTGCTACAACGGCGAGAATTTCGACTCTCCGATCTCGATGATGCCGTGCGGTTGCGACATCTACGACTACGAATGGTGAGCGTAACAGTTGAGAGTTCGTAAATTTGACGGTTTGTTTGCAGCGACTTCGGGTTTGTTCGGTCGGAGAAACCGGGAAATTGCGTGAGGAACACTACAGTGTTGGCAGATCCTTACAAAATCCCGGCCTCGTGCAAGCCAGGCAAGTTTTACAAGCGCACCAAAGGCTACAGGAAAATACAGGGAGACGTGTGCGTCGACGGTTTCGAAAATCATTACATACCCGAGGATATTCCGTGTCCCTTCAGTGAAGTCCAAGAGTTCTTGCTTTTCGCCCAGAGAGAGCGCATCAGTCGATTCAATCTCGTGACGCAGACGCTGGAAGAACTGCCGGTGAAGAAGTTGAAGAACGTGATAGCGATAGATTTCGATATGAAGAACAATTGCGTGTATTGGGCCGACATCGCTTTGGACACGATCGGGCGGCAGTGCTTGAACAGCAGCGAACCGGAGATTTTGGTATCCAGCGATTTGGCGTCGATCGAGGGCATGGCTCTCGACTGGATCTCCAACACTTTGTATTTCGTGGACGGGATGCGCTCGAAGATCGAGTTGATCCGCACCGACATCCAACACAGCGGAAGAATGAGACGGACGGTCTTGGGAAGCGACGTCCTGAAGAAACCGAGAGGGATCGCGTTGCATCCCAAGGCGGGTTACATGTTTTGGACCGACTGGTCCCTGGAGAATCCGTCTGTGAATCGCGCCGACCTCGACGGCACCAACATCAAGAGGTTGTTCAAGAAGCCGCAAGTAGAGTGGCCCAACGGCATCACGATCGATTACATAGCGGAGAGGATCTACTGGGTGGACGCCCGCCAGGACTACATCGCCAGCAGCGACCTCCACGGCGACTACTTGAAGATGATCGTGTCGCACGACGACGTCGTCTCGCATCCGTTCGCGGTCGCCGTCTTCAAGAACAACATGTACTGGGATGACTGGAAGAGAAACTCGATCTTTAGCGCCGACAAGGACACCTTCAAGGGGGTGGAAGTCTTGAAGAAGCAGCTGCCGGGGCTGATGGATCTGAAGGTGTACGCGCACGGCATCCAGGTCGGTAGCAACGCCTGCAGCGGCAACAAGTGTTCGTACATCTGCATCAGCAAGCCCAAGAAGAATCAGAGCGTCTGTCTCTGTCCAGACGGTGAGTTACTTTGACAGCGCCGTGGATGtggataaatgttttttttttttttggtaggAATGGAGTACAATAACGGAAAGTGTCTGTGTCCTGGCCCGGTGCAGCCCTTGGCGAACTTCACGTGTCCCCCTTACCAGCAGACCTGCAGCTCCGACCACTTCACGTGTCGGAACGGCTTGTGCGTGCCGAGAGGATGGAAGTGCGACGGCGAAGACGACTGCGGCGACTCCTCCGACGAGACCCAGTGCGGCACCCAGACCTGCCCGCCGAACTACTTCATCTGCGACACCACCAAGTGTCTGCCGCAGTACTGGCGTTGCGACTACGACAACGACTGCGTGGACGGCGCCGACGAGATGAACTGTCCGAGGCAAAACTGCACCGAGGGTCAGTTCACCTGCAGGAACGGCAGGTGCATAGCGGCAAAGTGGAAGTGCGACGGCGAGAACGACTGCAGGGACGGTTCGGACGAGATGAACTGCGAACCGGCGGAGCCGCACACTTGCAAAGGTAGCAGTTGCGGGGTGGGTGGCGGCGGAAATGTACCGGAATGTTGGTTGCAGATGACGAGTTCGCGTGCACGATCGGCGGCGTCAAGTGCATACCCAGGACGTGGCACTGCGACGGGGACAACGACTGCAGAGACAGCAGCGACGAAGCCAACTGCAAGAACTACAAGTGTCTGGACATGCAGTTTTCGTGCGGGCCCCCGAGCAACAAGTGCATCTACAAGACGTGGGTTTGCGACGGGGATCAAGACTGTCCGGACGGAAGAGACGAGGCGAATTGCACGACGACGGCGCCGGAAGGTGGAGACGTCTCCGATCAGTTCATTTCCAAGGTTGTCGTCGTAAAGTGCTTTTGTTTTGTAGAGTTGagagtttttgttttagaacGGAACGTGTCAGGACTGGATGTTCAGATGTCTCAACCAGAAGTGCATTCCGTATTGGTGGAAATGCGACGAAGCCGACGACTGCGGCGACAACAGCGACGAAATCGGATGTCCCTCGAACACGACCCCCGCGCCCAAGTCGATAACTATTGTGCCGCCTTTTGCCACAACTTGCGGCCCCAACCAGTACATGTGCGAGACGGGCGGCTGCATCCTCTCGTCGTGGGTCTGCGACGGAATGGCCGACTGCAAAGGCGGCGAAGACGAGGTCCACTGCGAGAACGCCGTCAACTGCACCAGAGACCAGTTCAAGTGCAGGATAGACGGCAGCTGCGTGCCGCTGTCTTCCGTCTGCAACCAGCACATGGACTGTCCCGATGGTACCGACGAGGTGTCTTGCGACCACAACTTGCCCAGCGGTCCGGCGACTCCCAGCTGCTCCAAGGGGTATTTTCCGTGCGACGGGGGCAGCTGCTACCCGTTGGCGACGCTCTGCGACGGCCGCGTCGACTGCAAAGACGGCTACGACGAGCAGAACTGCACCAAGAACTCGAGGGTGTATCAGGTGTTGCAGATGGGGGTGGACGAACGCGGGATAAACGAGTCGAGCTTGCTGCTCTACTGGTGGATTCCCACACCCCCCAAGGACAGTCTGGAGTTTATGCCGTCGATCAGCAAAGCCGGACAAGACGCGTGGGAGAATCAGACCTGGACCAACAACACCGACTACAGGTTTACCAACTTGCAGCCGGCGACCAAGTACAACATGACGATCTACGTCCGGATACAGAACGCGAAGAGGGTGTTCCTGCCGGCCAAGTATTTCGTCGCGTACACCGGAGAGAGCGTGCCGAGCGAGCCTTGGAACATAACAGCCGTCCAGAAGAACGGGTCGCACGTGTTGCTCTCGTGGAACAAGCCGGTGAATCCTAACGGCCAAATCGTCAACTACCAGATCTGTTGGTACCCACCGCTGCCTCCGATCAAGCTGAAGTTGAGCGGCAACGAGACCGCCCACTTGCTGGCGGCGTTCTTCGAGCCGGACGTGGTGTATTCGTTTTACGTGATCGCCCACAACAGGAAGTACGAGAGCAAAAGGTCCGAAGTGGCGACTCTCAAGTTCGACGGCGATCCGAAATTGCCCGAAATCGAATTTCTGAAAGTGAACAAAGTGAGCGAGAACAGCGTCAGTTTGTCGTGGAAGTACAACAAGACGGTCGAGGGTTTCAACGTGAACATCATCCCGGAGAAGGAGTACCCCAGGATGGAGGTGCGCACCACCAAAACTAATTCCATCACAATCGACAACTTGGCACCCGGAGCTCACTACACGTTTTTGGTGGACGCGTTCAAGAAGACGTTCGTGGGGCCCGAGAGTCGCTTGCAAGTCATCACCCCCGGGAAAACTCTCCCCGAGGTGTCGTCCATTCAAGGGAAAGCCGTGAAGGAGCACGGCACCAGTGTCAAATTGAGTTGGGATCCGCCCAAGGATTCCAGGAAGGTCGCCTGGACCTACGGAGTGTACTACGGAATCGAAGAGGAAGAGCTCTACGAAAGTGAGGGATGCAGAATCGGTGGCGGTGTCAGGTGATTAATTGTTTGGTTTTTTAGAGCCCAGATTGGAAACGAAGAATCTAACTGCGACTGTTAATAATTTGAAAGCTTGCGAGATTTACACGTTCAAGATCGGTGTGGTAGGTCCCTACGGTTACGGTCCGCTGTCGCGCAAACAAATGGACATCAGCACGTCCATGAATAAGAAAGCGCACCCGAAGAACTTCACCGCGAAGAGAGACGAGTCCAATCCGTTGATGATGTCGGTGCGGTGGTACCCGTCGTGCCCCCCGATCGGAAAACCGATCTCGTACGTGGTGAGTATTCGTTGCATGTCGAGTTGTTTCGAGATTGTAATCGTGAAATGTCAGATTCGCGTGTACGAGAGAGTCAAGGACCACACCTGGATCGTGAAGAAGAACAGCGGCAACTTCAGCCACGAGTTCAACATAACGTACGGCGCCATCTACGACGTGAGCGTGGCGACAGACGACCCGGAAGCAATCTACACGTCCAACCAGACTGTGTACGGCCCGCCGATCTTGCCCCCGTACGAGGTCAAGGTCTTCCTGGAGAAGAACGGCAGTTACATCGTGTACTGGCAAGAGCGCGACGTTCCGAAACCCGTCGGGCCGTACAAGTACGTGGTGCTGGTGTCGGAGGGCAACGCCCTGAACGAAAGCACGGCTCTGAGGTTCCCCGCCGCCAAGCCGCCCTTCATCTACACGAACAACTCGTCGAGCACGTACACTTTCGCGGTACAGATCGTGGCCGACAGCGGATACAAGTCGAGCGTGTCGGAGAGGTTGAGCATGGCGGCGACGGTGGCGGAGGCGGCGACGTCCGCCGTCTCCGGGACCAGTCTCTGGGTGATCATCGTCCTGACGGTGTTGGCGATTGTGGTGCTCGCGGCATTGGGCGTGTTCGTCGTCAAGCATCGCCGATTGGAGAACAGCTTCACGCGGTTCGCCAACTCGCACTACGACACCAGGTCGGGAGCGGCGACTTTCGACGACAACGGTTTGGAGGAGGAGGAGAGCCCGCAGATCACAGGGTTTTCGGACGACGAGCCGCTCGTCATAGCGTAGCAGTTTACTAGTATTGTGAGAAACGTGAGACTTGGATTGTAACGGGGGTAGGGTCGATGGTTACCAAATATATTCGCGTTCGATTGCTATCGCCGTGCAAAGCGTCAAATAGTATTTGtcc of Tenebrio molitor chromosome 6, icTenMoli1.1, whole genome shotgun sequence contains these proteins:
- the LOC138133680 gene encoding sortilin-related receptor-like, producing MNVVIVLLFLCHYFIDNGTAEHEKYIRTVHGYEDPPAGRGKTFVVERDFENEVSERPHVRKRSVVVSGNDTTIIQKMNYLNDTHKQLMVHWVGEGSNVIICLARDPNSSPSLVHVGPSAVYISYDYGDSYNNKTDLFKLSNGSYAILEKFYNHPKYNTHFVFADVTHNLLFVTTNHGRDIKRIELDFTPSDVSFDEMQPSVFAVLDKTQSIHKIWMTENFGTSFKQVQSYVKSYHWVKVDDMRHTLTVQRLEPNGFSAIVYSNDLFWNRSVLIYAARVEDFYIKGDYIFTTRRDGNNMDMLVSFRLGRQIRCIFDSPLPRKSFFVVDVTSNRALVAVSHSDTVSHLYVSENLDTEENEVKFTLSLEDVLCYFPGSTWHDTWIHHVSEEAFADVYKVEGLSGVYIASRVLTKPVGNNLGPQHLGSVITFDHGRSWRLIKAPEKDIEGQPNACPVHNCSLHLSQKFSQLYPDTRSISILSSKSAPGIIIATGVYGTSLKGHYGVYISNDAGLTWKQTLRDLYFFNMGDHGGILTAVKYFKLRGETRHVLYSTDEGENWKQAAFHDQDIRLYGLMTEPGENTTVFTMFGSLPQEHQWIIVKLDMIKTFEYNCSKDDYKTWSPSQNDDSRNYIPCVLGQQVTYQRRMPHANCYNGENFDSPISMMPCGCDIYDYECDFGFVRSEKPGNCVRNTTVLADPYKIPASCKPGKFYKRTKGYRKIQGDVCVDGFENHYIPEDIPCPFSEVQEFLLFAQRERISRFNLVTQTLEELPVKKLKNVIAIDFDMKNNCVYWADIALDTIGRQCLNSSEPEILVSSDLASIEGMALDWISNTLYFVDGMRSKIELIRTDIQHSGRMRRTVLGSDVLKKPRGIALHPKAGYMFWTDWSLENPSVNRADLDGTNIKRLFKKPQVEWPNGITIDYIAERIYWVDARQDYIASSDLHGDYLKMIVSHDDVVSHPFAVAVFKNNMYWDDWKRNSIFSADKDTFKGVEVLKKQLPGLMDLKVYAHGIQVGSNACSGNKCSYICISKPKKNQSVCLCPDGMEYNNGKCLCPGPVQPLANFTCPPYQQTCSSDHFTCRNGLCVPRGWKCDGEDDCGDSSDETQCGTQTCPPNYFICDTTKCLPQYWRCDYDNDCVDGADEMNCPRQNCTEGQFTCRNGRCIAAKWKCDGENDCRDGSDEMNCEPAEPHTCKDDEFACTIGGVKCIPRTWHCDGDNDCRDSSDEANCKNYKCLDMQFSCGPPSNKCIYKTWVCDGDQDCPDGRDEANCTTTAPEGGDVSDQFISKNGTCQDWMFRCLNQKCIPYWWKCDEADDCGDNSDEIGCPSNTTPAPKSITIVPPFATTCGPNQYMCETGGCILSSWVCDGMADCKGGEDEVHCENAVNCTRDQFKCRIDGSCVPLSSVCNQHMDCPDGTDEVSCDHNLPSGPATPSCSKGYFPCDGGSCYPLATLCDGRVDCKDGYDEQNCTKNSRVYQVLQMGVDERGINESSLLLYWWIPTPPKDSLEFMPSISKAGQDAWENQTWTNNTDYRFTNLQPATKYNMTIYVRIQNAKRVFLPAKYFVAYTGESVPSEPWNITAVQKNGSHVLLSWNKPVNPNGQIVNYQICWYPPLPPIKLKLSGNETAHLLAAFFEPDVVYSFYVIAHNRKYESKRSEVATLKFDGDPKLPEIEFLKVNKVSENSVSLSWKYNKTVEGFNVNIIPEKEYPRMEVRTTKTNSITIDNLAPGAHYTFLVDAFKKTFVGPESRLQVITPGKTLPEVSSIQGKAVKEHGTSVKLSWDPPKDSRKVAWTYGVYYGIEEEELYEKPRLETKNLTATVNNLKACEIYTFKIGVVGPYGYGPLSRKQMDISTSMNKKAHPKNFTAKRDESNPLMMSVRWYPSCPPIGKPISYVIRVYERVKDHTWIVKKNSGNFSHEFNITYGAIYDVSVATDDPEAIYTSNQTVYGPPILPPYEVKVFLEKNGSYIVYWQERDVPKPVGPYKYVVLVSEGNALNESTALRFPAAKPPFIYTNNSSSTYTFAVQIVADSGYKSSVSERLSMAATVAEAATSAVSGTSLWVIIVLTVLAIVVLAALGVFVVKHRRLENSFTRFANSHYDTRSGAATFDDNGLEEEESPQITGFSDDEPLVIA